A DNA window from Bradyrhizobium barranii subsp. barranii contains the following coding sequences:
- a CDS encoding S24/S26 family peptidase: MRLKISILVAGAALIMGGAADAETTSAVECSKPEYAYAARSALPRLLQLKRMSDEERQQPRLLGKPEAARNFDPELPISPTACVFNVASTLSSIEAGWSEGDITVTRTTDGAVKADRLVLPDYTAESVVKGLQKRGVWTAVLNDAQRYFAGTKLGTLSTEPSTVEALFGALSQDGEGYIGGRLIFKFRAFNASRLSPWISMLPASRSPAQRSDSSSRRR; this comes from the coding sequence GTGCGCTTGAAGATTTCGATTTTGGTTGCTGGCGCTGCCCTAATCATGGGCGGCGCTGCTGATGCCGAGACAACTTCTGCCGTCGAATGCAGCAAGCCCGAATACGCTTATGCCGCGCGGAGCGCGCTACCCCGCCTTTTGCAATTGAAGCGGATGAGCGACGAAGAGCGACAACAACCGCGACTCTTGGGCAAGCCGGAAGCCGCCCGCAATTTTGATCCCGAGTTGCCGATATCACCCACCGCATGTGTGTTCAATGTGGCTTCCACGCTAAGCAGCATTGAGGCGGGATGGTCGGAGGGCGACATTACGGTGACCCGGACGACCGATGGCGCCGTCAAGGCGGATCGCCTTGTACTGCCTGACTACACTGCCGAGAGCGTCGTGAAGGGGCTGCAAAAGCGTGGCGTCTGGACAGCCGTTTTGAACGATGCCCAGAGATATTTTGCTGGCACCAAGCTAGGGACGCTCAGCACGGAGCCCAGCACAGTCGAGGCCCTCTTCGGCGCCCTCAGTCAGGATGGTGAGGGCTACATTGGCGGACGATTGATTTTCAAATTTAGGGCTTTCAATGCATCGAGGTTGTCGCCTTGGATAAGCATGTTGCCAGCGTCGCGATCGCCAGCACAGAGATCGGACAGCTCCTCCAGAAGGCGATAA
- a CDS encoding 3'-5' exonuclease, with protein MNTAQDEVIELAMVKFTYLPDDRIAAITDVFSSFNEPSIPIPEEITELTGITDEMVSGHRIDSNAVASFVADAVLIVAHNASFDRKFAERYWPVFERRPWACSATEVEWRKHGFDGSRLGYLLAGVGLFHQAHRAIDDCRALMEILASDIPKLNRSAFAILLERARRKTVRIWAEHSPFEFKDVLKKRGYRWSDGSDGRPRSWYLDVDEANQTAEVAFLQTTIYLQDIEPRMQIMSAMNRFSSRL; from the coding sequence GTGAACACTGCACAGGACGAAGTCATCGAACTTGCCATGGTCAAGTTCACCTATCTGCCTGACGACAGAATAGCAGCCATAACTGACGTCTTTTCTTCCTTCAACGAACCATCGATCCCGATTCCGGAGGAAATCACCGAACTCACCGGGATCACCGATGAAATGGTGTCCGGGCATCGCATCGATTCCAATGCCGTTGCGTCGTTCGTCGCGGATGCTGTGCTGATCGTTGCCCACAATGCAAGTTTTGACCGAAAGTTCGCGGAGCGCTATTGGCCGGTTTTCGAACGAAGGCCTTGGGCATGCTCGGCGACCGAAGTCGAGTGGCGTAAACACGGCTTCGATGGATCTCGTCTCGGATATCTCTTGGCCGGCGTCGGTCTATTCCATCAAGCACATCGCGCCATCGACGATTGCAGGGCGTTGATGGAGATCTTGGCGTCGGACATCCCAAAGCTGAACCGATCCGCCTTCGCCATCCTTCTCGAACGGGCGCGCCGCAAGACTGTCCGGATCTGGGCGGAGCACTCTCCATTTGAATTTAAGGACGTGTTGAAGAAACGGGGCTATCGGTGGAGCGATGGCTCCGATGGAAGGCCGCGGTCCTGGTACCTCGATGTGGACGAAGCAAACCAGACTGCAGAGGTCGCGTTTCTTCAGACCACCATCTATCTCCAAGACATTGAGCCGCGCATGCAGATAATGAGCGCGATGAACCGTTTTTCGAGCAGATTGTAA